A genomic segment from Micromonospora echinaurantiaca encodes:
- a CDS encoding PucR family transcriptional regulator, with protein sequence MFPTVREVLALDPVRRGAPRLVAGAAGLDRPVRWVHVAEVPDIATLLGGGELVLTTGIGLPADDAGLRAFIGDLADVGVSGLLVELGRRYASEVPRVMAAAAERRGLPLVELRRDTPFVRITEAVHALIVDAQLTELRATEEIHQRFTDLSVEGAGAAEVIRQAAELSGCPVVLENLSRQVLAYDPAGESAELLLDGWEQHSRRIRPAGRTAYDSDSGWLVTTVGARGQDWGRLLLRWPAAGELARPGRTGPDPEPEPAGDDAAPAPAGDPPTRLTILVERAASTLALVRLIRRDAEGLERQIHRTLLTALLDHSRPVDEVALRSRALGVVLERRHLVGVVVRYRTDDQAAEHPGDPGEPGAFGEPAPDAGPARLRDLAEAVGQAVQEAKLTALTSAVDDHAVGALLALPDAAAEERALAAFATALRRSRPDGRHPDGAARPLDAAVPRQPDGGSSRSGGRGAPAGSAGLIVAAGSGVGSLREARRSLTEARQIAEAARRDRRDLPIFRLPHVGLAGLLHLLRDEPRLQTFVERELGALLAYDARHPREQLLGTLRAYLEQGRNKSAAAAAAHLSRPAFYERLARIGRILDVDLDSVDACLSLHVALLALDAIRTP encoded by the coding sequence GTGTTCCCTACCGTCCGTGAGGTCCTCGCCCTGGACCCGGTCCGCCGCGGCGCCCCGCGCCTGGTCGCCGGGGCCGCCGGGCTGGACCGCCCGGTGCGCTGGGTGCACGTGGCCGAGGTGCCGGACATCGCCACCCTGCTCGGTGGCGGCGAGCTGGTGCTGACCACCGGCATCGGGCTGCCCGCCGACGACGCCGGCCTGCGCGCCTTCATCGGCGACCTCGCCGACGTCGGCGTCTCCGGTCTGTTGGTCGAGCTGGGCCGCCGGTACGCCAGCGAGGTGCCCCGGGTGATGGCCGCCGCCGCCGAGCGTCGCGGCCTGCCCCTGGTCGAGCTGCGCCGGGACACCCCGTTCGTGCGGATCACCGAGGCGGTGCATGCGCTGATCGTCGACGCCCAGCTCACCGAGCTGCGCGCCACCGAGGAGATCCACCAGCGGTTCACCGACCTCTCCGTCGAGGGCGCCGGCGCGGCCGAGGTGATCCGGCAGGCGGCCGAGCTGTCCGGCTGCCCGGTGGTGCTGGAGAACCTCTCCCGCCAGGTGCTCGCCTACGACCCGGCGGGGGAGAGCGCCGAGCTGCTGCTGGACGGCTGGGAGCAGCACTCCCGCCGGATCCGGCCGGCCGGGCGGACCGCGTACGACTCGGACAGCGGCTGGCTGGTCACCACGGTCGGCGCCCGCGGGCAGGACTGGGGCCGGCTGCTGCTGCGCTGGCCGGCCGCCGGCGAGCTGGCCCGGCCCGGCCGCACCGGGCCGGACCCCGAACCGGAGCCGGCCGGCGACGACGCCGCGCCCGCCCCGGCCGGCGATCCGCCAACCCGGCTGACCATCCTGGTCGAGCGGGCCGCGTCCACCCTCGCGCTGGTCCGGCTGATCCGCCGCGACGCCGAAGGGCTGGAGCGGCAGATCCACCGAACCCTGCTCACCGCCCTGCTCGACCACTCCCGACCGGTGGACGAGGTGGCGCTGCGCTCCCGCGCGCTCGGTGTGGTGCTGGAACGCCGGCATCTGGTCGGCGTGGTGGTCCGGTACCGCACCGACGACCAGGCCGCCGAGCACCCCGGCGACCCCGGTGAACCGGGGGCGTTCGGCGAGCCCGCCCCGGACGCCGGCCCGGCCCGGCTGCGGGACCTCGCCGAGGCGGTCGGTCAGGCCGTGCAGGAGGCGAAACTGACCGCGCTGACCAGCGCGGTCGACGACCACGCGGTCGGCGCGCTGCTCGCCCTGCCGGACGCCGCCGCCGAGGAGCGGGCGCTGGCGGCGTTCGCCACCGCGCTGCGCCGGAGCCGCCCGGACGGCCGGCACCCGGACGGCGCCGCCCGGCCACTCGACGCCGCCGTGCCACGGCAGCCGGACGGCGGATCCTCCCGGTCCGGCGGCCGGGGCGCGCCGGCCGGCTCCGCCGGGCTGATCGTCGCCGCCGGCTCGGGCGTGGGCAGCCTGCGCGAGGCGCGCCGCTCGCTCACCGAGGCCCGCCAGATCGCCGAGGCCGCCCGGCGCGACCGGCGGGACCTGCCCATCTTCCGGCTGCCGCACGTCGGTCTCGCCGGCCTGCTGCACCTGCTCCGGGACGAGCCGCGCCTGCAGACCTTCGTCGAGCGCGAGCTGGGTGCCCTGCTGGCGTACGACGCGCGGCACCCCCGGGAGCAGCTGCTCGGCACCCTGCGCGCGTACCTGGAGCAGGGCCGGAACAAGTCGGCGGCGGCCGCCGCGGCGCACCTGTCCCGGCCGGCGTTCTACGAGCGGCTGGCCCGGATCGGCCGGATCCTCGACGTCGACCTCGACTCGGTCGACGCCTGCCTCTCCCTCCACGTAGCCCTGCTCGCCCTAGACGCCATCCGCACCCCCTGA
- the murD gene encoding UDP-N-acetylmuramoyl-L-alanine--D-glutamate ligase, translating into MRLSDLRGRTVAVWGAGREGRAAVTAIAAHGPAGLVAVDDSANFLSLPWDGPLAEAAPLVVGEEGFARLVAADVVVRSPGVPQTHPWLVELRRRGVTVTQGTALWMADHAERTIGVTGSKGKSTTSSLISHLLAAVDRPNVFGGNIGVPTLDLPEAELYVLELSSYQCSDLTDSPRVAVVTALFPEHLDAHGGEAEYYRDKLNLIAYGPRTVVVNGNDPRLAFELGDRAAVRAGRPDTAHVAAGPDGDPWFHLVDQPLFPRAVLPLVGRHNESNLCVALAVLDAVGVDVVARKDTLAVAVAGFQGLAHRLTEIADPSGLTFVDDTLATSPYAAMHAIDAYEGRPLTVIVGGADRGLDYSPLREHLAERELIVIGIPDSGGRIVEALAGLPKVRTEVVDELVDAVRLARELTPAGGVVLLSPAAPSYGRFRNFEHRSEVFAQAVADTAG; encoded by the coding sequence GTGCGCTTGTCTGACCTGCGCGGACGTACCGTGGCCGTCTGGGGCGCCGGCCGGGAGGGCCGGGCCGCGGTCACCGCGATCGCCGCGCACGGCCCGGCCGGGCTGGTCGCCGTCGACGACAGCGCCAACTTCCTCTCGCTGCCCTGGGACGGTCCGCTGGCCGAGGCGGCGCCGCTGGTCGTCGGCGAGGAGGGCTTCGCCCGGCTGGTCGCCGCCGACGTGGTGGTCCGCTCGCCCGGCGTGCCGCAGACCCACCCGTGGCTGGTCGAGCTGCGCCGGCGCGGGGTCACCGTCACCCAGGGCACCGCGCTCTGGATGGCCGACCACGCCGAGCGCACCATCGGGGTGACCGGCAGCAAGGGCAAGAGCACCACGTCCAGCCTGATCAGCCACCTGCTCGCCGCGGTGGACCGGCCGAACGTCTTCGGCGGCAACATCGGCGTGCCCACGCTCGACCTGCCCGAGGCCGAGCTGTACGTGCTGGAGCTCTCCAGCTACCAGTGCAGCGACTTGACCGACTCGCCCCGGGTGGCGGTGGTCACCGCGCTCTTCCCGGAGCACCTGGACGCGCACGGCGGCGAGGCCGAGTACTACCGGGACAAGCTCAACCTCATCGCGTACGGGCCGCGGACCGTGGTGGTCAACGGCAACGACCCGCGGCTCGCCTTCGAACTGGGTGACCGGGCGGCGGTGCGCGCCGGTCGGCCGGACACCGCCCACGTGGCCGCCGGGCCGGACGGCGACCCCTGGTTCCACCTCGTCGACCAGCCGCTCTTCCCGCGCGCGGTGCTGCCGCTGGTCGGCCGGCACAACGAGAGCAACCTCTGTGTCGCGCTGGCCGTGCTGGACGCGGTCGGCGTCGACGTGGTGGCCCGCAAGGACACCCTCGCGGTGGCCGTCGCCGGGTTCCAGGGGCTGGCCCACCGGCTCACCGAGATCGCCGACCCGTCCGGGCTGACCTTCGTCGACGACACCCTCGCCACCAGCCCGTACGCGGCCATGCACGCGATCGACGCGTACGAGGGACGGCCGTTGACGGTGATCGTCGGTGGCGCCGACCGGGGGCTGGACTACAGCCCGCTGCGTGAGCACCTCGCGGAGCGCGAGCTGATCGTGATCGGCATCCCGGACAGCGGCGGGCGGATCGTCGAGGCGCTGGCCGGCTTGCCCAAGGTGCGTACCGAGGTGGTCGACGAGCTGGTGGACGCGGTCCGGCTGGCCCGGGAGCTGACCCCGGCCGGCGGGGTGGTGCTGCTCTCGCCGGCCGCGCCCAGCTACGGCCGGTTCCGCAACTTCGAGCACCGCTCGGAGGTCTTCGCCCAGGCCGTCGCCGACACCGCCGGCTGA